From the genome of Nicotiana tabacum cultivar K326 chromosome 2, ASM71507v2, whole genome shotgun sequence:
attgaccttttggttgactttgagtatttaaTTAAAGATTCGACTTTTATTATTTGAGTTTGCTTTCtgtggcattatttgatgattttgggtTGCGttctagtttcgagccgtttggaggtgATTTGAGCGGATGGCGCTTCTAGTGtatcgatttggcttgtttgaggtaagtgtcttgcctaactttgttgagaaaattttttctactaattttcattgtttgctacatgtggGGGTGATGCATATATTAGATGACGAACATATATGCATGTGTCAAGGTTTTCCATGCTCGGGAGGGGGAAATTATATACTTTCTTTGTGCTTTGATAAACCTGGTGATTCTTTGGCTTATGTTTTACTTAATTCTATAACTAATAAACTCAATTAACAGTGTTAGGAATCATATTAGAACATATGACATCTTAAAAAGGATTTAATGTGTTATTTTCGGACTGTTTACATACTTAATTGACTGTAGCATCAGGAATAACCATTTATACCTGTTATTGTCTTGCTACCTGAGTTCTTTATCTATAATACGTGTGAGGATTGGGGCCTTAGGGCTATGTTTGGAACGAGGGTTATTTCGTGTGGTTGATATGATACTGGCACGATGACTATTTTCATGCGGTTTGAAATGAAATTGGTTTGTTAGTTACTACCATGCGAAAGGAAAGGAAGTTGGATTTATGTTATGATTACTCATTCATTAAATATTTACATACCCTTTATTTTGGTTTATATTAATATTGGTTGTTTTGTATGATACTTTCCGTTTGAGTTCCTTACGTAGTTACCTCTATGATTTTTCTTTGGCTTGTTACAGTTATAGGTATGTCTTTACCTTGTTTGTTAATGTTATACCTACGCTTTTGCTTGATTTAGTTCTGTTACATGACCCCTTCGAATTCATGCCTCTACTTTTTATTAGCTCATACATGTTGCATGCCTCTATTTGTCACGTGATTTACTTGTTAGATGTCATAACTTACTACATGTCTTCACTCACTACATGCCTTCACTTACTAAATGCCTTCACCTACCATAAGCTTTTACTTACCATATGCTTTTACTTGGTAAATGCTTTCACTTGATACATGCTTCTACTTGTTACATGATTTCATATACATTGAATGACTTCATTTGATCATTGTTCTTACTTGATAAACATCTTTACCTGTTTCATGTTCTACTTTCATTTGCTTAACCGGATTGGGTGACTTTTAGATTGGCTGCGTGTTTACGTCTTGTGGAAAGCCTTGCCATTATATGTGGGAGACTAGCTCCATAGTGTCGTGTTTCTCTATCTTATTTCGTTTAGTTTATACTCCTAGTTGCATGCCGCATGTTAGTTTTCTTGTTATTACATTGTAAATTTCCGTGTTTGATTGTTGTAGAAAAGTTACATATAAATTTATTGTATATGTGGAATCGGGTTACATACCGCAACAgaaaatattgttattattgtataggatcgggttgcacgcaacaATGGATATTGGTATTACTGTTTgatagggttgcacgctgcaatggtatttgtatatatatttgtggatcggTTTGTGCGCCGCAACGAAAAagacatattttatatatatatatatatatatatatatatatatatatatatatatagagagagagagagagagagagagagagagagagagagagagagagagagtgtcaAGTTGCACACCGCAATGGAGAAGACACATTTTGGTTATTCTTGTTGATTATTTTCTGTTATCATATTGTGTTGTGAGACAGAGACGTGACGATGTTCTGGGACCCtctattatttgtatttttgtttcatTTACTACGTGATTATTCGTATCTCTTCCTCATATTGCTCTTTCTGCTTATCATCTGCACATATATTGtgtgagtatcttttaacttaAACCTACTttctacttcaccgaggttagtaaagatacttattaagtacataggatcggttgtactcatgctatacttctgcaccttgtgtgcatattttgGATCTGCGTAGCTGTGGAAGACGAAGCCTGGCATTGAAGATGTTCCGTTGTTCCAGATtcaagctacctcttgttcatggtagtcgAGGACTTAATTTCTATTTATGTATACTTCAAACATATGTTGTATCATTTTCATATTAGCTTGTAGATCTAAGTCTTAGAATTTATGTCTTCTACTACCACTTGAaaagttgtataaaatttagcTATTTCATTTGTTGGCTTCATATTAATTTCAGTAGATTTGTGTTGACtatatttggcttacctagcaggtcgagttaggtgtcatcacgactaggcggattttgggtcgtgaaactCATCCTAGGAATGTTTCAAAATATCTCGAGGGGTGTTTTGTAGAATACCCACtttgcaaaattttacattttttctctttctctcgcATATTTTAAACCactaggaaaaagaaaaagaagatgatGAAAATTAGTTGAAgagtaagaagaagaagaagaagaatgtagATCTAAGTCTTAGAATTTATGTCTTCTACTACCACTTGAaaagttgtataaaatttagcTATTTTATTTGTTGGCTTCATATTAATTTCAGTAGATTTGTGTTGACtatatttggcttatctagcaggtcgggttaggtgtcatcacgactaggcgAATTTTGGGTAGTGATACTCATCCTAGGAATGTTTTAAAATATCTCGAGGGGTGTTTTGTAGAATACCCactttgcaaaattttatattttttctctttctctcgcATATTTTAAACCactaggaaaaagaaaaagaagatgatgaaaattagttgaagaggaagaagaagaagaagaagaagaagaagaagaagaagaggaagaagaagaggaagaggaagaggaagaggaagatgatgaggaggaggagtaggaggaggagaagaagaagatgatgatgatgatgatgaagacgatgacatAGATGAAGTAGCAGCAACGAAAgttgaagagaaagaaaaaaataaggaagaagaataagagaatgagaaagagaaagatgaaaggaaggagaagaagaaaggagagggaaatgaaaatttaaaataatttgaatGGGTGTGagtctttttaaatttttgaaaattttaatatttactcacaacttttcatatttttaatatgACCTCCACCCCCCTTTAATCGCACTTCTTTTGTTAACCAAAATATGTGTCCCAAATTCTTATACAAaacttcaaaagtcttttttaACTCATCAAACTTTTGAGACACTTGAAAACTTATATCAATTTTTAAGACAAAAATGTTAAGAATGGAGTAGGAGGGACACTTTTATGATTAGTATTAAtgacataatttttaaaaatcccaaagttttttttatttacatAAAGTCCCCCTTACTCCTCCTCGCactcctcccctcctcctcctcccGCCACTCCTCCACCTCCCATTGTTCCTCCATCTTGCAACGCTCCTCTCTATCCTCCCGCCATTTCTTATCCTCAAACATTTAGGGAGATATTTTAAACATCTAGTGAGatgtttcaccaaattttatcattgttttctttttctctcacatttcaaaccactagaaaaaaggaaaaagcagAAGAAATATCCCGAGAGATGTTTCAAATATCTCTCGGATATTTTGCAGAATACTCATCCTAGggatatttcaaaatattttgaagGGTGTTTTGCAGAATACTCACTTTGTAAAAttttacattttttctttttctctcgcATATTTTAAActactagggaagaagaagaagaagaagaagaagaagaagaagcagcgacAGCGAAagttgaagagaaagaagaaaaaaaaggaagaagaataagagaatgaggaagagaaagaagaaagaagaaagaaggagaagaagaaaaagtagaGAGgggaaagaagaggaaaataaaaatttaaaataatttgaacGAGTATGggtctttttaaatttttgaaagttttaatattacCCACAACTTATCCTATTTTTAATCTGCCCCCCACTCCCTTTAATCACCCTTATTTTGTTAACCAAAAAATGTGTCCaaattcttctacaagattttaaaactttgttttaactCATCAAATTTTTGAGACACTAGAAAACTTATATCAATTTTTAAGACATTAGTGTTAAGAATTGGGTAGAAGGGACACTTTTATGATTAGTACAAATGATATAATTTTCAAAAATCTCAAACTTTTCTTATTTACATAAAGTCCCCCTCCTCCTCCACCCCCTATTCGTCCTCCCactcccctcctcctcctcctcctcctcctcctcccacCACTCCTCCTACTCCCCTTGTTCCTCCATCTCGCAACACTCCTCTCTGTCCTCCCGCCACTCCTTATCCTCAAACATTTAGGGAGATGTTTTAAACATCTAGGGAGAAgactaaaatgaaaattaaaaataatttaaatgggtGTGGggtctttttaaatttttaaaagttttaatagTTACCCACAACTTGAAGTTTTAATAGTTACCCACAACTTTTCCTATTTTTAATCTGACCCCCACCCCTTTAATCACCCTTCTTTTGTTAACAAAAAAAAAGTATCCCAAATTCTTATACAAGACTTCAAAATTCTTTTTTAACTCATTCTTCCAAATAAGTATGTCTTAGATCATAGATATAACCACAAGTCCAAGAACTTCCCATGCAGTTATCTTATAGTAAAACCTTTGATCACTATCACAACAAAAGCTTCCTATGCATTAGATTCAAAGTAAACCAAAATAAATATGCGAATGTTGGTCTGGAAGTGGTGCTCGATTGTGGCGGAACAAactatttacattttctttcttGCAAACACGATCAATAAATAATGCACAGGCTACTTCCATTTGAATGAAGAATTATCAGCAAAATTGACAAAAAATAATTACAAAGAATAAATTGAATGATCCTAGCTACTTTTAAGTACAAGTGGAAATGCAAAAAAGGCCACATTGATGTAGAGCCATGTAGCAGATCATCTCTGAAGGCATAGCTTTTCTCAGGTCTCTGCTCCGCTCAAGTTAGCCTATCAAGCAACAAGTCAATCTCTTCCGCGTTCCTATCTACCATGCCCCGGTTCTATAACGAAAGAATATTTTAGCCCATGTTCTAAGATTCCTAAGCAGTTATTGGACTGAGACGGGTTTAAATGGAGCGACATAGACAATACAGATTCATATAGCCGACTTCAACTTGCTTGAGATTGAGACAtggctgttgttgttgtagttgtattcaGATCCCTAAGCAAATCATAAcatgaaacaaataaataaataaggtacTCTAGGTAGCGGATATATATTAACCTCAACATCCTAGAAGGTCTCCTATTgctaggcaaaataaaagaaagcaaaagggaaataaataaaaagagcTAGGTACCTTGTACCTGTTGGGAAAAATGTACTCAACAGAGGCGGCTCAAACATATGTGTGACCTAAAGCTAAAGTTTAATGTGAGGCCtaaatgtttttttaaaaattgttaataatttttttataatcgatttcctctaataattccttttcaattgataatatagccaaCAAATTTAATCTATCTTGAGACATTGTTaatcttaggtaagattttatcaattataATCTTGAAAACTTCTTTGAGACATTGTTaatcttaggtaagattttatcaattataATCTTGAAAACTTGTTTTCTTTGAGACGACTGTTATAAAAAAACTCTACTTTTATACGAAAAGtactaagtattttttttaaatacctaTAAATCTATTATTTCTAAAAAATGGGAGGCAAAAGCCTTACTTGGAACAACATTAGAGCCGGCCCTGGTACTCAAGGAGTGTCATCATCCGAACTAGAATCATCAATTCGCCTGTCTGAGATAGCCGGAAAGAGCTTCTGACGCTGATCAGGTCGTGGTGAATAGGTTGATTGATCAGGTCGCGGTGAAAGAGTGGATTCTGAAGTCGTAACGGCTACATGTTCTTTCTTTGGTGTGCTATTTAGCTTTCTTGGAGCATTTTTCACCTCTCTGCATACCTTATCCAATATAACCAGAAAATCCCTTACAATTACAAACAATCGCAAACCTTCATCCTTCTTAGCATTTCCATGGAAATAATCACCCGTACTCTTAACAAGAGCCATAATTCGCTTTTCTTCCTCAAGCAATGACATGACTTCACCTTCAGCATTCTGCACAAAGTTCTTCATAGTCTGGTGAAacccatcttcatcatctatgttcTTCATCTCTGAATTTAGGAAATCACGAGCTTTTATAAGTGCATGGCCAAGTTTGGACACTGTGCCTGTCAAGTTATCTGCATCTAGAATTGCAGCTCTTTTCACATTTTCAAGATCACTACTCAAACCGGAGATAACCTGTAAACCAGTACTCCGATAGTAATCTTCTGAATCCTGAGGTAAATCCTCGAGTAGATCATCGGACTTGATGCTAGACATACTCCGTTGATCCCTGGCAGCACGAGCAGCTCGTATACCTTCTGAGCGGATTATCTCCTGAACAACAAAATGCAGCAATGTAGTTTTCCCATCTATTCCTTTTACATCCGATAATTTCAGAAGCGTGTCAAGTTTAAATGCTTGTGCACCACCACGAAATGTTCCATCATTCATACGATTGCCTGTTTTCAAAACAGCCTCAAGGAGCTTGAGAAACAGCCTGCTATTCCGGAGTTCTGTGCAAGCAGCCTGGACCACAAAAGAACATGCATCAAACACCAATGTTAAAGGAATTTTAAAGAACTGAACAGAAGTATACAAACATAAGTCTTGAGCAGTAGTGTTTCAGAAAATCCTTAATGCATAAATTGTGCATCCAGCAGATGCAGACCATATTGTTAACATATGTAAGGAAGAAACCGGTTGCCCTGCAAGTGAACAATGTATATTCTCAAATTGGAAAATTTAGCTCTATGTTTCATATAGTAAGAACTATGGCATCGGACTTTCATCAGCTATAAAGAATAAGCATCTAACCATATATCACTAGCTCAAAATGAAGTGTGTCTTTTGATATCAAAAATTGAGTCACACTTGCATACAGCAAACGAGTTAACCTTCTGAATAGAAGCTTGACTAAAAGTAAGGGCGGACCATATTTTCAGTAACTGTTAAGTGAAGTTCCAAAATACTCCTGCTATTTTTCCATCATGAAagtcaaaataaaatatttgatatTCCAAGCTTCATGATAAATTTGCTTTAATTTCAACATAGGGAATGGAAAAATAATCAGGTAACAACTACAATAAAGCAGAGTAAAATGCAGGGCAACACCTGTTATATAGTAAGCCTTGTGCAGATGCACAATTCACAAACCCATTCTTCTTACTAGTATCAGCATCTTATATGGTAACTATGGGAGCTTTCCCAGGTGGATTTCCATTTATTTTTCAACCAATATGGTTATTGATCATTTTTAGGAAACAAGGTCGGGTATGGTTATCTTTTCTACTTCTAAAGGTTACTTTGGCTTTTGGCTGGTAACATATAACAGGGGAACACAATGAACTTCATAGGTGGATTTAACAGCAAACAGTTAGAGACATAGTGGAAGAAGTGTCCATATAACACATTGGTTCTTCGGACAAGTCCACTTAGATTAATGTTGGAAGCACGAGTTCTAGAGAATTTCAGAGTATTTCCTCCAATTTGAAAACCGCAAACAAGTTACAATTTTCACTCTTTACTACCCAAAAGTGGATAGTAATCAAGAAAACAATATCTCACCTCCAAAGTGGAAAATGATTCTTTAATAATTGATGCCTCATCCGGAAGAGTGCACATGAAAAGCAACGTTTCTAGCCTCTTGAATGCAAATGGAACCTCAACCAATGCTTTCAGGAACCGCTCTGCCTGCCCAAGCCGAGAAAGATCCCCGTTATAGAGCCTCAGCTTCAATTCTTCCTCTGCCGTTGGTGCCATCTTAAGCAAAGTTTGTATGAGTTCAGAAGGAAGCTCATTTCCTGAGTAAATTTAAACCACTAATCACGCTTAGGTAGCTGCAAACTCTTAACAACAAACGACATTCCACTTTTAAGAAATATCACCCTAATTAACATACAAGCACATCAATGCTTTACCAATTGATAGCAAATAGCAACCGTATGTTGACAGTATAATCATTGTGATTGTGCTACCCTAAGCGAAACTGCTacttcatatttttattctgaCATCAGGTTTAGAATATGTAACCATTGCAAGGTAAGGCTCTCGGCAAAGCCTCAAAAGTGAATGTGATTTTGCAGATCAGTAGTAAAGCTGCTCTTAAAGTACATGTACATGCAGAGAAAGGTTAAAGGGTGCCGCAAGGACAACTATTCACACGAACAAAAACCAGTCATCTAACTAGACAAAATGCAGAAAGGCTAGATATCTTTTCCTTGAATGCATTTCATGATTTTACTCTGGAAGGGAGTTTCCAGAAGTACTAGATTCCGTAGACTAAAGGGGAAAAGGCAATGTCACACACTCACACTTCTAGCTGAACTAAGAAAGCAAAGAGcacttatttgaaaaatataaaaaagaaaattgacCAACATCGATCAATACTAGAACTCCTTCCTTCCCAAGTTACTTACCTACTTTTTGGGAAGTTTCCTCCTCAATGACTCGAATTTCAAAATCTAACACTAGTTTACATAGTTCTTACTCTAAATGAGAAACACTGTTTCAACAATTTCAGTTTCACATTTGAGTACACTTTCGCATCAATCATTAATGTGATGTTccatttaaaaaaatatcaattatATCTCTGAAATAGTGAATTAAGGCGTTTTAGTTCGAGAGGCAGTATAACAAAGCAAGCTCATGTGATAAGTAAGCATTACATGACTGTAATTAGGCATTTGGAAACACAATTCCCGGAACATTTTGACAACTAACAATGGAATACAAAAGCAAATAAACCTTTATGGATCAAGAATGAAGCAGAGGTTGATAGCGTGATTTACCTCAAATAGGTACAGAGAGAGCGGTCTATATACCTGGTCGGGTCAACACACGCTGCTGATAGCTTAGATCGGCCCATGGGTTTTAAGGCATGCAAATAGTTCACCAAAGAAGCATGACATACAACTAGAATTAAATCTTTGAGGACCTTTAAAAATGTTCAATCATTGGCATGAAGGAGATGGAAAATCGACAATAAGTTAAGCACAATGCTTTCGTTGAATTACTATACAaccagtaaaaaaaaaaaagaaggccaaatacatagacaACCACCTAAACTTGGCACCAATTTCCACTTAAACACCTCAACTGAGACTTGTTCCTATTAGACACTTTAACTTAAGTCAATCTATACCCATTAAACACTTTGTGATTAACCCGTACACAAAATACATTGCGTGAAATTCACACGCTCTTACATGATAGAATAAGGAATAAAAAATGCCAAGTGTCTTTTCAGTTAAAAAACGATTTTGAGCAAATGAAACAAATAAAACAGCCGTCGCCCCCCCCTCACTATTTCCGGCAAATTTCAGAGTTATCTTGCTCTGAAACAAAACAAGTGCTGAAAAATTCAGGGCTACGGCAAATGCTTTTACGGTCGGTGTTTGATGGCGGAGAGTTGAAGAAGGTGGTGTTGGTGAGGCAACGATGGAACTGAAACAAAGCATGTCACAGAGGAGTTTGACGGTGTTGGAGAAATAACGGCGATAACAATTAGAAATTTATGTGAGGTGTCCAATTTCCCTAGCCGCCTGAATTTTCAAAGTGAGTCATCAAATTTAATGAGAAGAAGGGTTTGATAAACACTGGAAGACGACAACGACCGAGGAATATCATAATTGGAATTGCCGTCGGCAGTTGCAGTGGTGGCGGTGGGGTTGGTGTAGCTCTCTATTCCAAAGTCCATCATATTGCACAAAGAGTAAATTATTGGGAAATAGGCGCCTATacgtttttctttttttgtaattATATGAGGTCCTCAAAGATCTGTAGAGAGAGTTAAACAGAAAGAGAGGAATTTGTATTTTGTAGTGGAAAATTTAGGGAGACAGAGACATAAGGTTGAGAGAAAGGGACCATGGCACCTGTGCGCTGGAGTAAGATTGAAGGGGACAAAAAAGGTTCATGGTTGTTTATGGAGAAATTGGGGAAGGTTGAGAGATCGGTGgaggagagagaagaaaaagagaggaaaaaacacTAAAAAAGCAAAAATTCTGGTTGTTCACGCTCGAATATGAAGTGCGGTACACGCATTGTGCCACGTAAGCTGAATGTGTCTAATAGGTTAGTTTGAAGATAGATTAAGTGCCTAATAGGAACAAGTCTCAGTTTAAGTGTTTAAGTGGAAATTGGTGTCAAGTTTAGGTGGTTGTCTATGTATTTGGCCAAAAAAGAAAGATTGGCCCAAAAATCTTGAAACACTTGAGAGGGGAATGCGCAGACGAATCTTGCGCACTCCTCTTCCTCCACTCTTTTAATTTTGTTGTTTTAATCTTTCATAGATTCTTCTCTTCAGTTAAACGCATGCTGAAGCAATTACATGCAAACATTATTTATCTGTTAATGATCTCAAATGATCATAGAAGCCTCTAGATAATCATTCAGTTCTCTGAGTCAGGGAAACATTCAGTAGTCAATAAGGTACAACATGGGTTTTTATCCAATATAGTGCCAAAGGGGACATACTTTTAAGCAGTTCTTTGATTTTTACATATTGAGGGAGTGAAAGAAGGAACAGATGATCACCTTCTTTCAGTGCATCACAAACTTCTTCAGTTGTCACGTTTAAGGCTTTAAGAAGAATAGATAAATTTTGTGCTTTCTTCTGATCAATAATTTGAATATATAGGTTGGAAGCATCTTGGGAGGATTCTTTCTTTGACCCATTCTTCTTTTTATCAGCAGAGGCATATCCAAATAGACTCTCTATTTGCTCTTCATCGAACCTGTTAAAGGATATTCACTGTCTATTATTAAAACAATTCAAAGCTGCATCAAGCAAGAAAAGAATAGACTTACTGGAAAGATCCTGCCTTGACTTGATCCCAAACCATTGATTGGTCAGTGTTGGCTTGAACCTTATCCCAAAAGAAAGGCTTAAGCTTAGTTTTGGAAGCATCGGTATCTTCTGCGTCAGTTGCGAATGCATTTGGTCCAGCAGGGGAACGTCGAGGTGGCTTCAAGCCCGTGGAAGGTGGCCGAGGTGGACCACTGCCTGGAGGTGGTGGTCGAGGACCAGGCTTTATAGGTGGTGGAGGAGGAGGTCCAGGTGCACAGGGACGTGGGCCAATAGGCTTAACTGGTGGTGGAGGTGGTGCAGGAGTTGATGGCTTTGCTGGAGGCGGAGGTGGGGGTGGGGCTGAGGCTGCCGTAGCAGGAGCTTCGGAAGTAATCATCCTACCAGGGGGAGGTTTCAACGGAGGCATTCCAGCGGGGGCCGTCCTTCCAATCTCAATCTTAGAATCATCATGGGGATTCTTATTGACTGAATGATTACTGAATGAAGCTCCTAAAGCAGATGACTTATGTGATGAATAGTCGCTCGAGCTTAAACTAAGAAGAGGCCTCTCATCATTCAACCCCTTTTTCGATCTCCCACGACACTTACAACAACAGCATATACACAGGATTGCAATAAGAACAGATGCGGCAGCAGCAGCCGCAATAATAGGAACCCCAGGAGTGCTTGTTTTCTTACTGCCTTTACCTGCAGATttcttttttgagtttttgtCATCTTTTGATTTAGATGACTTTGAATTAGGAGGAGCAGGTGGTGGATTAGGGGCTGCTTTCAGTTTTCGCCGTTTAGGAGCTCGGTGCCAGGAAAGGAGACACTCCACACACTTGGTATACCAATTTGGCGAGCCCTTCTCCTCTCCGCATATAAGAAACAGGAGATTTTTTTCCCTCAAACAACCTAGAAGAGCTTGCTTAACCAGCGGATGCATGACATTGACATGCTTATGTTTTTCTGACCTACTGTCAAGAAGGACTTCGTCTTTCCCACTTGAATCTTCCTTTGCAACATAATACTCAAGATCTACAACAGCTTCATTAGCACGTATTAACTCTATCCTACAGTTCAACCACAATAGCTCTACCTGCACCAGGAGATTTGATCAAGCTTTCTGATGAATGCTCATTCTCAAACGTGTATAGATCAAATAATTATTAGTAACATCTACCAAAAATTAATTTCAGGAGAGTCATAGGTGAGAGTTATGGATGCTAATCCAGGTCCAAGTGAGTTGGAACAACAGGAATGGTTTATTTGCGCTTGATTATGATAGATAAACCTAGACCCATATAAAGGAAAATTGGCAGCAGGAAAGCAATAAAGAGCCATTGAAGGAAGCAAAGACATGAAAGATCAAAATTGGAAAGGCTAGAGTGATATaaggtaaagttgtctccgtgtaaACTAaaagtcacgggttcgagccgtgaaagcaGCCACTAGGCTTACATTAGGGTAGGctatctacatcacaccccttgaggtgcggcccttccccagacccttcgtaaatgcgggatgctttgtgcaccggactgccctttTAGATGATATAAAACTTTGAAATATCAAGCATAGGCCGTCCTAGTATCAGAGAAGAGCAAATGCTCTCATTAATCGATACGAACTGCATAGCATGAAAATCATTCGACAACATAAGAAATTGAACATCAAGAACTCCTACTCCTACAAGGGATCAAGTAATGCTTAATTTCTCCTTAATGCTGGTCTAGAAGAGCTATCCTATCCGAAGAAAAATAAAAGGCCAATAAAGTAAATTTCTTAAAAGGAACATTTGATTGCATATGAGAGTGACTGAAGCTCAAAAGAAAATATAAGAAAGTTCAGTACCATGTCTCTGTTAATCTCCACAGAGCTAATGAGATTGGCAAGTAAATAATCTTCTGAGTCCTTGTTGCTTCCAGGATTTGCAGCTACCAAAGTGAAAAGCAgaaagaatactacaaataaatgAACTACTCCTCTCACACCCATTTGCCCTTGAATCAGCATCAAAGAAGTAGAAAATGCTTTTCATGAATAATTTCAGATAAACCTCAGGTCAATTTCCCGAGGCCACAAAAAGGTCAACTTTTTGCTGAATTTACCTTTACCAACTCTTAACAGGCTTCAAAAGAAATAATATTTCCACTTCCAAATGTCTTAAACACAATTTTTTTACAAGAATCTTTGTGACCCCACCTCCAATTTTCATGCAAATACTTAATACAGTGGCATCAAACACAACACTCcataaatccaaaaaaataaaattaaaaataaaatcaataaccTTTCTTTGGAAATGATCAAATCAAAAAACTCGTCAATTCTCCATACACACCTCCCAAAACCAAACAAGAATAATCACATTACAATGTAACATGTCATTGAAAGCCTAGGCCCCgcacccaaaaagaaaaaagaaatataaattctttcaCTTGGGGTTTTGTATATGAAACCAGATCAAGCAAAAGGCTAAATACAATTAACTTACATGCAATGGGTGCGGGTCAGGGAGGGGCATGAAGTTGACCCGGAAAAATCTTTGGGTCGAAAAAGTGGATTTTTGTTCTTCAGGAGATGCTGTAACAAAATTTACCAATCGTTTTGCATTTTTCTTGCTGTGTGTAATTCTACA
Proteins encoded in this window:
- the LOC107777816 gene encoding formin-like protein 5 isoform X1, giving the protein MLIQGQMGVRGVVHLFVVFFLLFTLVAANPGSNKDSEDYLLANLISSVEINRDMVELLWLNCRIELIRANEAVVDLEYYVAKEDSSGKDEVLLDSRSEKHKHVNVMHPLVKQALLGCLREKNLLFLICGEEKGSPNWYTKCVECLLSWHRAPKRRKLKAAPNPPPAPPNSKSSKSKDDKNSKKKSAGKGSKKTSTPGVPIIAAAAAASVLIAILCICCCCKCRGRSKKGLNDERPLLSLSSSDYSSHKSSALGASFSNHSVNKNPHDDSKIEIGRTAPAGMPPLKPPPGRMITSEAPATAASAPPPPPPPAKPSTPAPPPPPVKPIGPRPCAPGPPPPPPIKPGPRPPPPGSGPPRPPSTGLKPPRRSPAGPNAFATDAEDTDASKTKLKPFFWDKVQANTDQSMVWDQVKAGSFQFDEEQIESLFGYASADKKKNGSKKESSQDASNLYIQIIDQKKAQNLSILLKALNVTTEEVCDALKEGNELPSELIQTLLKMAPTAEEELKLRLYNGDLSRLGQAERFLKALVEVPFAFKRLETLLFMCTLPDEASIIKESFSTLEAACTELRNSRLFLKLLEAVLKTGNRMNDGTFRGGAQAFKLDTLLKLSDVKGIDGKTTLLHFVVQEIIRSEGIRAARAARDQRSMSSIKSDDLLEDLPQDSEDYYRSTGLQVISGLSSDLENVKRAAILDADNLTGTVSKLGHALIKARDFLNSEMKNIDDEDGFHQTMKNFVQNAEGEVMSLLEEEKRIMALVKSTGDYFHGNAKKDEGLRLFVIVRDFLVILDKVCREVKNAPRKLNSTPKKEHVAVTTSESTLSPRPDQSTYSPRPDQRQKLFPAISDRRIDDSSSDDDTP
- the LOC107777816 gene encoding formin-like protein 5 isoform X2 is translated as MVELLWLNCRIELIRANEAVVDLEYYVAKEDSSGKDEVLLDSRSEKHKHVNVMHPLVKQALLGCLREKNLLFLICGEEKGSPNWYTKCVECLLSWHRAPKRRKLKAAPNPPPAPPNSKSSKSKDDKNSKKKSAGKGSKKTSTPGVPIIAAAAAASVLIAILCICCCCKCRGRSKKGLNDERPLLSLSSSDYSSHKSSALGASFSNHSVNKNPHDDSKIEIGRTAPAGMPPLKPPPGRMITSEAPATAASAPPPPPPPAKPSTPAPPPPPVKPIGPRPCAPGPPPPPPIKPGPRPPPPGSGPPRPPSTGLKPPRRSPAGPNAFATDAEDTDASKTKLKPFFWDKVQANTDQSMVWDQVKAGSFQFDEEQIESLFGYASADKKKNGSKKESSQDASNLYIQIIDQKKAQNLSILLKALNVTTEEVCDALKEGNELPSELIQTLLKMAPTAEEELKLRLYNGDLSRLGQAERFLKALVEVPFAFKRLETLLFMCTLPDEASIIKESFSTLEAACTELRNSRLFLKLLEAVLKTGNRMNDGTFRGGAQAFKLDTLLKLSDVKGIDGKTTLLHFVVQEIIRSEGIRAARAARDQRSMSSIKSDDLLEDLPQDSEDYYRSTGLQVISGLSSDLENVKRAAILDADNLTGTVSKLGHALIKARDFLNSEMKNIDDEDGFHQTMKNFVQNAEGEVMSLLEEEKRIMALVKSTGDYFHGNAKKDEGLRLFVIVRDFLVILDKVCREVKNAPRKLNSTPKKEHVAVTTSESTLSPRPDQSTYSPRPDQRQKLFPAISDRRIDDSSSDDDTP